In one Lysobacter alkalisoli genomic region, the following are encoded:
- a CDS encoding alpha/beta hydrolase family protein, translating into MSAIPNGLTTTEAELSCDAADGHRWSLLVRRPADMPRAVLTWLPALGVAARHYLPFAEALTAHGIATVIHEWRGSGSSSLRPDRSTDWSYAQLLAADLPVTEAAVAQAFPDTGRILGGHSLGGQLACCRLGMAPDAAGQLWLVASGAPYWRAFPSPTRWWLPMVYRFLPWLANLRGALPGRRIGFGGEEARGLIDDWSRSALSGQYRARHLDTDLETGMASLSPTVRAVTLAHDWLAPRSSLDFLLSKFDRPRVHHALLDNSTLGTQADHFAWMKQPETVARTLSGLDGPVGRD; encoded by the coding sequence ATGAGTGCGATCCCCAACGGTTTGACGACGACCGAGGCTGAGCTGTCCTGCGATGCCGCCGATGGACACCGCTGGTCGCTGCTGGTGCGTCGCCCCGCAGACATGCCGCGCGCCGTGCTGACCTGGCTGCCGGCACTCGGTGTGGCCGCGCGCCACTACCTGCCATTCGCGGAGGCGCTGACGGCGCACGGTATCGCGACGGTGATCCACGAATGGCGTGGCAGCGGCAGCAGTTCGTTGCGCCCCGACCGGAGCACGGACTGGAGTTATGCGCAGCTGCTCGCTGCCGACCTGCCGGTGACGGAAGCCGCGGTGGCCCAAGCGTTCCCGGATACCGGGCGCATCCTCGGCGGACACAGCCTGGGCGGGCAGCTGGCCTGCTGCCGGCTGGGCATGGCGCCCGACGCAGCCGGCCAACTGTGGCTGGTCGCCAGCGGTGCGCCGTACTGGCGCGCATTCCCGTCGCCAACGCGCTGGTGGTTGCCGATGGTCTACCGCTTCCTGCCATGGCTGGCAAACTTGCGCGGTGCCCTGCCCGGCCGCCGGATCGGTTTTGGCGGCGAGGAAGCACGCGGCCTGATCGACGACTGGTCGCGCAGTGCGCTGAGCGGGCAATATCGCGCCCGCCACCTCGACACCGATCTCGAAACGGGCATGGCGAGCCTGTCGCCGACGGTGCGTGCCGTCACCCTTGCCCACGACTGGCTGGCGCCGCGTTCTTCACTGGACTTCCTGTTGTCGAAGTTCGATCGGCCGCGGGTGCATCACGCGTTGCTTGACAACTCGACACTTGGCACGCAGGCCGATCACTTCGCATGGATGAAGCAGCCGGAAACGGTCGCCAGGACTCTGTCCGGGCTGGATGGTCCGGTCGGTAGAGATTGA
- the thiD gene encoding bifunctional hydroxymethylpyrimidine kinase/phosphomethylpyrimidine kinase — MPTPSTVSALTIAGSDSGGGAGIQADLKTFAAHRVHGLSAIAALTAQHTRGVTAVHVPPLAFLRAQIHACFDDFDIAAVKLGMLANAQVIHAVADALETSRPAHIVLDPVMVATSGAKLLEDDALDALRTRLLPLASIVTPNIPEAELLLGHPIAGAAAAESALAEFVDDLGARAVLLKGGHLPGDGPGDTLVIDRYWDGECVAQYGHDRLDVDAHGTGCTLASAITARLCRGHALPEACELATGYVHRALRGGYRPGRGDVLVLDHFGAAEAE, encoded by the coding sequence TCCCTCCACCGTTTCCGCCCTGACCATCGCCGGCTCCGACTCCGGCGGCGGCGCGGGCATCCAGGCCGACCTGAAGACCTTCGCCGCACACCGCGTGCACGGGTTGAGTGCGATCGCCGCGCTGACCGCCCAGCACACCCGCGGCGTGACCGCCGTGCACGTGCCGCCGCTGGCGTTCCTGCGCGCCCAGATCCACGCCTGTTTCGACGATTTCGATATCGCCGCGGTCAAGCTCGGGATGCTGGCGAACGCGCAGGTGATCCACGCCGTCGCCGATGCACTGGAAACCAGCCGGCCCGCGCATATCGTGCTCGACCCGGTGATGGTCGCCACCTCCGGCGCCAAACTGCTGGAGGATGACGCCCTCGATGCGTTGCGCACGCGGTTGCTGCCGCTGGCCAGCATCGTCACCCCGAACATCCCCGAAGCCGAACTGTTGCTCGGCCACCCGATCGCCGGGGCAGCGGCCGCCGAGTCGGCATTGGCCGAGTTCGTCGACGATCTCGGCGCACGCGCGGTGCTGCTCAAGGGCGGTCATCTGCCCGGCGACGGACCGGGAGACACGCTTGTCATCGACCGCTACTGGGATGGCGAATGCGTCGCCCAGTACGGCCATGACCGCCTCGACGTCGATGCCCATGGCACCGGCTGCACGCTGGCCTCGGCGATCACGGCACGTTTGTGCCGCGGGCATGCGCTGCCGGAGGCCTGCGAACTCGCCACCGGATACGTGCACAGGGCCCTGCGCGGTGGCTACCGACCGGGACGTGGAGATGTCCTGGTGCTGGACCACTTCGGTGCGGCGGAGGCGGAATGA